From a region of the Arachis ipaensis cultivar K30076 chromosome B09, Araip1.1, whole genome shotgun sequence genome:
- the LOC107618349 gene encoding ACD11 homolog protein-like isoform X1, whose translation MMNGVEVIMDNSSTSIVKLPDPAVVAATTSSPLSAIAEAFEHLAKLLNRGDLPLDAFYEACSFVSVLFNCLGFAFKFAELEYVAKLEGLMEASPACGTLKDVIEVDVASKTVKSPGSYSRNLRRVRQGVDLVRAIFEQLLATDDSCLKEIASSAYAQICAPYHTWAVRTAVHAGMYTLPTRDQLFLRLNETAFYLLKRTELLCMNGTPEKSAETKMKRYINAATPVIEYIDKLYLSRKIPLNW comes from the exons ATGATGAATGGCGTTGAGGTCATCATGGACAATAGCAGCACCAGCATCGTTAAACTACCCGATCCTGCGGTGGTGGCGGCGACGACTTCAAGTCCTCTCTCCGCCATTGCCGAGGCCTTTGAACACCTCGCCAAACTCCTCAACCGTGGTGACCTTCCCTTGGACGCCTTCTACGAAGCCTGCTCTTTCGTCTCTGTTCTCTTCAATTGTCTCGGCTTTGCTTTCAAATTCGCCGAATTGGAATACGTCGCCAAG CTAGAAGGACTTATGGAAGCATCACCGGCGTGTGGCACTCTGAAGGATGTAATTGAAGTTGATGTCGCTAGCAAAACGGTTAAATCCCCGGGAAGTTATTCGCGTAATTTGCGCAGAGTTCGCCAGGGTGTTGATCTCGTCAGAGCTATATTCGAACAACTTCTGGCAACTGA CGATAGCTGTCTGAAAGAAATAGCTTCAAGTGCGTACGCTCAGATTTGTGCACCGTATCACACATGGGCAGTAAGAACAGCTGTGCATGCTGGGATGTATACACTTCCAACAAGAGACCAGCTTTTCTTGAGGCTCAATGAAACAG CATTCTATCTTTTAAAGAGAACTGAGTTGTTGTGCATGAATGGTACTCCAGAGAAGTCTGCTGAGACGAAGATGAAAAGGTACATCAATGCTGCAACTCCAGTTATAGAATACATTGATAAACTGTACCTTTCAAGAAAGATTCCGTTGAACTGGTGA
- the LOC107618349 gene encoding ACD11 homolog protein-like isoform X2, whose protein sequence is MMNGVEVIMDNSSTSIVKLPDPAVVAATTSSPLSAIAEAFEHLAKLLNRGDLPLDAFYEACSFVSVLFNCLGFAFKFAELEYVAKLEGLMEASPACGTLKDVIEVDVASKTVKSPGSYSRNLRRVRQGVDLVRAIFEQLLATDDSCLKEIASSAYAQICAPYHTWAVRTAVHAGMYTLPTRDQLFLRLNETEKSAETKMKRYINAATPVIEYIDKLYLSRKIPLNW, encoded by the exons ATGATGAATGGCGTTGAGGTCATCATGGACAATAGCAGCACCAGCATCGTTAAACTACCCGATCCTGCGGTGGTGGCGGCGACGACTTCAAGTCCTCTCTCCGCCATTGCCGAGGCCTTTGAACACCTCGCCAAACTCCTCAACCGTGGTGACCTTCCCTTGGACGCCTTCTACGAAGCCTGCTCTTTCGTCTCTGTTCTCTTCAATTGTCTCGGCTTTGCTTTCAAATTCGCCGAATTGGAATACGTCGCCAAG CTAGAAGGACTTATGGAAGCATCACCGGCGTGTGGCACTCTGAAGGATGTAATTGAAGTTGATGTCGCTAGCAAAACGGTTAAATCCCCGGGAAGTTATTCGCGTAATTTGCGCAGAGTTCGCCAGGGTGTTGATCTCGTCAGAGCTATATTCGAACAACTTCTGGCAACTGA CGATAGCTGTCTGAAAGAAATAGCTTCAAGTGCGTACGCTCAGATTTGTGCACCGTATCACACATGGGCAGTAAGAACAGCTGTGCATGCTGGGATGTATACACTTCCAACAAGAGACCAGCTTTTCTTGAGGCTCAATGAAACAG AGAAGTCTGCTGAGACGAAGATGAAAAGGTACATCAATGCTGCAACTCCAGTTATAGAATACATTGATAAACTGTACCTTTCAAGAAAGATTCCGTTGAACTGGTGA